In Risungbinella massiliensis, the genomic stretch AAGCGATAGCAGTCACTTTTTTCTCCATCAATGCCTTGGTCAATTCGGGTTCTGGTGCTAGATGCAAATATGTAAAGAGGATCAAATCTTCTCGGAAATAGGCATATTCACTAGGTTGCGGCTCTTTCACCTTCAAGATCATCTCTGACTGAGCCCATACATCCTCTGCCTGGTCTAGTAATGAAGCTCCATAGTACATATATTCTTCATCTGTGAAACCGCTTCCAATCCCGGCCGATTTCTCAATCAAGATTTGGTGACCAGCCCTGACTAACATGTCTACTCCTGCTGGAGTGATCGCTACTCGATTCTCATGATTTTTAATTTCTTTTGGGATACCAATTTTCATTACGTTTCTCCCCTTTCGCCCCTATTTTACCAGTACCTTAGAAATTTTGAAAATTATTTTTGCAAACCAAAAAACGACCCAAAAACAGGTCGTTTTCTTACGTTTATATCCTTATGTTACTTTAGAGCCCACTAACTTCTTAGGGTCTGCTACTTGACCTTTGCATCGATGACAGATACCATGAAATGTCAACCGATGATCGACGATATAAAAATCGAAGTCTTTCTCCACTTGCTTTTCAATCGGTTCCAGTAAATCTTCCATAATCTCATCGACATTCCCGCAGTTTAGGCAAATAAGATGGTGATGGTGATGTTCTGCCCCTTCTGCTCGGAATTCATAGCGAGTTACTCCATCGCCAAAATTCAACTTGTGGATGATCTGGAGATCACTTAGGAGCTCAAGCGTACGATAAACAGTAGCGAGCCCAATCTCAGGAGCTTTCTCCTTCACCAACAGGTAAACATCCTCTGCGCTCAGGTGATCTTCTTCATTCTCCAACAAAACGCGAACGGTTGCTTCCCGTTGGGGGGTTAATTTGTAATTATGGGCGGACAATTGCTGTTTTATTTGGTTCACCCGTTTTTCCACATCCACACCCCCCTTTATCTCTTTTCCCATTATATTGAATAAAAGAGGGAGAAGTCAACTAATTGATAAAGATTATTACTTTGTATTGAGAATAAAAATCAATTAGACAAGGTAAACGTCGGGATATTTCCTTTCATTAACTCTGGTGTTAAATATGCTTCCCAAACAGAAGCTCCTAAAAACACCACCATCATGCAAGTCGCCAAAAGAGAGAAAGATACGAACTGTGGGTAAATCGTTCCGCGATGATGGAGAAGACGGTTTTGCACTAGGGTGATGGAGAAATGAATACCAGAGACCGCAATAATTAAAATCGCAGGTACGATTACAAGATTTTGAGGTACGATGGATAGACTAGCAAACCAAAGACCTTTGAGTGAGAGTTGATGAGCAAGAAAGCCAACAGTAAAGCCAATCACCAATCCTTTATAAAAGACAAATAACAACAAAATCGGGATTCCAATTACCGATAGACCTAATAACCACATAATTCCCAACGTTTTTAGATGTTCTCCAAAAGAGTGTTGAAATGCTACTGATGGTTCAGTAATAGAATTTTGTTCCAAACCTCGAAAAAAGTAACTTAAATAATATACCAAACCCTCTTGTTGTTTGGGATCTAATGTATTGACAATCAACGCTCCAAAAATCATTCCCATCAAAAACAATACCGTAACGAAGATATACCATGATTTCATATTTCGTACATGGCTCTGAATTGCTCGACTCCAGTAGGTCATTCTTCTCATATTCTCTCCTCCTTCTTCCCTACTATATGTAGATTTACGAGAGTATATGATAGATTCTAAGAACAAAAAAAGACTAAGTGAGAAACGTGTTTGTTCTCATTTAGCCTTGGAACTCTGGGGATTTAGGACTTTTCCAGTTAGTCTTTTTTATTTTTAGATGGAGAGCTTGTTGCCTTCGCTTTTTGGACTGTTTGACCTTTCTTTCCAGAGTTTTTCAAAGAAGATGATTCTGTTTTTTTCTCTGATTCTTTCTTTCCGGATTCATTGTTATTTGGACGATTTTCTTTTTTGTTTGGTTTTTCTTTACTTGGTTTGTTATCATTCTGCGGTTTTTGTTGGCTTTGAGATTTCTCTTTTCCTATCTCTTTTTGTGATGTAGGGGAAGAATCCTTTGATAGTTCTTTTTGGGTTGGAACTATCTCTTTCTTGGAAAAAGGAGACAATTTCGAGAGATCTTCTACTGGATTTTGGAAGATTGCTAGTTTGTTTAAATCCGTTCCAGTAGAATCTTCCCATTCTTGTACAACTGGTAAGGTCTGCATCTGTTGTGTTGTGACTAATCCGCATCCCGATAGGATAACGGTACCACTTAATAAGAGAGAGAATATAAGGAAGTTTGATTTCAATGAGTTGGACTCCTTTTTATATAAGAATCATCTTCTCTTCTATTATCTCGAAATCTAGCTATTATGTGCCACCTTTATGCCGAATTGCATGACCCTTTTGTGAAAAAATACACGACGGAGAAAATTTCCGTCGTGTATTTTTCATAAGGTACCACTTTAATCATTTCGCAACATGGTCTCCACTACCACTCCATTTACATAGCAAAAACCGGCAGCAATGGATCCAATTAGACCTGGGGCTCCAATGGTAGACGACCAATCTGTCCCATAATAAACCCACATTGCAAATCCTGTGGGAAACATGGTAGTTGTAAGCAGAACCAGACGGGAAAAGTACCCGACGGAAAAGATCTGTTTACGGTACAAGAGGCCGAGTAATGTATTAAGGAGGAAAATAAGGACCAAGAGCAAATACAACCACCATTGATTATACGCCTTACCTAATAGCATCAATCCAAAGAGGCAAGCTATGTAAATCTGTGCAATGATCGCAAGACGACTCGCTGGGCGTAAGTACAGTTTGTACAAAACAACCACAATATTATTAATCAAAACAAACATCGTTAGTCCAATTAGTACAACAGCCCAGAAAAGAGAAAATCGAAATACAGTCGTCAACGTCACACCTGCTAGAAATGGAAGAAGAAATATCACCCAAGAGTATAGAGTGTATTTCGTTCCAGTAATGGAGGTCTGTTGAGGTTGTGAGCGGTAATCCATCTCCTCACCTCTTAAAACAATAGTGTCTCTCTTAATAATTCACAGAATACTTACATTATATCATTGTTTGGATATATAATTTCAATAAGGAATAAAAATTTTGTACTTAATTTATAAAAAATAAAAATCTAATAAAAAATACAAGAATGAAAGAATTCTAACTCAGTTTGTCAAAAAAACGACTCTATTTTTGTGAAAAGGCACAATCAATTTCCTTTATAAGTAAAACCGCTCCCGAAATTTCCCAGGAAGCGGTGTTTAAGTTGTCTCTTTAATAGTGAATTCTTCTATTCTGGACTATTATCTCTATTTTTTTTTGGCATGCGCTTCTCTTTTTGCACTGCCTGCCGAAGAAGAAATTCGATCTGCGCATTCACACTGCGAAATTCATCTGCCGCCCATTTTTCAATCGCTTCATACAGATTGGGATCTAATCGCAGGAGAAAGCGTTTTTTGGAGCTCATTAATAGAGAGAGCCGGTATTGATTACAGGAG encodes the following:
- the fur gene encoding ferric iron uptake transcriptional regulator, whose product is MEKRVNQIKQQLSAHNYKLTPQREATVRVLLENEEDHLSAEDVYLLVKEKAPEIGLATVYRTLELLSDLQIIHKLNFGDGVTRYEFRAEGAEHHHHHLICLNCGNVDEIMEDLLEPIEKQVEKDFDFYIVDHRLTFHGICHRCKGQVADPKKLVGSKVT
- a CDS encoding ribbon-helix-helix domain-containing protein, with protein sequence MSSKKRFLLRLDPNLYEAIEKWAADEFRSVNAQIEFLLRQAVQKEKRMPKKNRDNSPE
- the spoIIM gene encoding stage II sporulation protein M, with the translated sequence MRRMTYWSRAIQSHVRNMKSWYIFVTVLFLMGMIFGALIVNTLDPKQQEGLVYYLSYFFRGLEQNSITEPSVAFQHSFGEHLKTLGIMWLLGLSVIGIPILLLFVFYKGLVIGFTVGFLAHQLSLKGLWFASLSIVPQNLVIVPAILIIAVSGIHFSITLVQNRLLHHRGTIYPQFVSFSLLATCMMVVFLGASVWEAYLTPELMKGNIPTFTLSN